In Diorhabda sublineata isolate icDioSubl1.1 chromosome 4, icDioSubl1.1, whole genome shotgun sequence, a single window of DNA contains:
- the LOC130443360 gene encoding uncharacterized protein LOC130443360 — protein MICKTTKITQKVKVQRGICFQHIAIILQQRILKKVLEEGKGVERISESQLLQEVKGNTKKVDMIEWREIIKNRRKWRKIVKMVKMVKKIQLTIMKRLLLLSVIIGCYFGTDAEKCRRPNLSRNFVYIYSTTGKVPVKISRCLFNNTKDTYSDISDNCRKAFQTGVFIDKWSESNKISDKGSPIKLEEYVSRADLIKNEVDLRSGSECRYDRGFCYDPTETNSYAVVWEIFDRSKVQCPEQLYKVFEGDVDIWDFQPQGLKYLFYYDNFADAAFSLGLQSQGNCQDTDVWYTEEGYVVSKTPLKAKNMDGFASLKTKTGIKGVKGGMKGGVKGGRITVMPPNRLYFSLRSKKIVSENIMRNCDILSLTLEQVIDEINSEYLDDSQNLHLLLKRYYDLIQKTKEDILEIIKKESTLDLSLEMKQKLSELSQKFEKTLIDITDIKNTLESAGNLKGIRADIDNLHLEINKLLKKNGEYDDLIKRLSTSIEEHSKAFDDKDSELQKLSVKLEELQTFINNQLSTMITKNEVYDKLHELEQGFHNKVKELAMNVTLLLLQHEGSGGVKGKGTANAELEQVIIEKLKGFNLDQQKAAIDSLKLKMELLFDQQKSETYNNATLLEEKISKQIDDLAAQKQPILDRLDKVEKNIDELNSLIDNLKLDLDKREKSQDNILKEYENKIIKIWENFDTYDKIISDLKKDLTDLREKEVDFQPVYKKIDDSIEEALKPRDRRLDNLEDITSKLTDSIQRDTSEVISLQQQIDEINKGLKKVDDLKLDITDEFEKEVRPVHSQLFNLTGALEEHSKKQTATHEDLQDAKNSIHSELEYLKRQIQAAGDQLNATIEDNSDSISKLIEQDNILKASIESLEKEVGNQDKFVKNLDTFVKDKTVKYDLMNENLDQLINKLNENVTELYGAIKKHEESILELSKQCEKAALQSSSKVSGTKGGVKSSSVKTTYYQQNSGKTGKVVEYSVDEDSDGSYTQTKTTQFVRDNHNEEIATLRSQLSDVLVELTTQNMRISHLEKTVYELSHKLKATDDALTYSTKALDQKIDITEELVSSCCHKSSYTGVKSSYTGVKSGYTGVKH, from the exons ATGATTTGCAAAACGACGAAAATAACTCAAAAGGTGAAAGTACAAAGAGGAATATGTTTCCAGCACATTGCCATAATACTACagcaaagaattttaaaaaaggtaCTAGAGGAAGGAAAAGGAGTAGAAAGAATAAGTGAAAGCCAATTGCTACAAGAAGTAAAGGGGAATACAAAAAAGGTAGATATGATCGAGTGGAGAGAAATAATTAAGAACCGAAGAAAGTGGAGAAAAATAGTAAAGATGGTTAAGATGGTTAAGAAGATACAATTAACAAT aATGAAACGCTTATTGCTTCTTTCCGTCATCATCGGCTGTTACTTTGGAACAGATGCTGAAAAATGTAGAAGACCAAACTTGAGTCGGAATTTCGTTTATATCTATAGTACTACTGGCAAAGTTCCTGTTAAAATAAGCAGATGCCTATTCAATAATACAAAAGATACGTATTCCGATATTTCCGATAATTGCCGCAAAGCGTTCCAAACAGGAGTATTCATCGATAAATGGTCGGAATCGAATAAAATCTCGGATAAAGGATCGCCAATTAAGTTAGAAGAATACGTATCAAGGGCTGATTTGATTAAGAACGAAGTTGATCTCAGATCCGGTTCTGAATGCAGATACGACAGAGGTTTTTGTTATGATCCCACTGAAACCAATTCATATGCCGTTGTTTGGGAAATATTTGATAGATCCAAAGTACAATGTCCTGAGCAACTGTATAAAGTATTTGAAGGAGATGTAGACATTTGGGATTTCCAACCGCAGGGATTAAAATACTTATTCTATTATGACAATTTTGCCGATGCAGCTTTTTCTTTAGGTCTGCAATCCCAAGGTAATTGTCAAGATACTGATGTATGGTATACAGAAGAGGGTTACGTAGTTTCGAAGACGCCACTAAAAGCTAAAAATATGGATGGCTTTGCATCTCTCAAAACAAAGACTGGGATAAAAGGAGTGAAAGGTGGAATGAAAGGTGGGGTAAAAGGGGGAAGAATAACAGTTATGCCACCGAATCGATTATATTTCTCTTTGAGATCGAAAAAAATCGTCAGCGAGAATATTATGAGAAATTGTGATATTCTATCACTCACATTAGAGCAAGTTATCGATGAAATCAATTCAGAATATTTGGACGATTCTCAAAATTTACATTTGCTTTTGAAACGCTACTACGACCTCATTCAGAAAACTAAAgaagatatattggaaattattaaaaaagagaGTACATTGGATCTGTCGttagaaatgaaacaaaaactttctGAATTGTctcaaaagtttgaaaaaacaCTAATTGATATAACAGATATTAAAAATACGTTAGAAAGTGCTGGAAATTTGAAAGGAATTAGAGCAGACATTGATAACTTACatcttgaaataaataaacttttaaagaaaaatggGGAATACGATGATTTAATCAAACGACTATCAACGTCAATAGAAGAGCATAGTAAAGCATTTGACGATAAAGATTCTGAGCTACAAAAACTTTCAGTAAAATTGGAAGAACTtcaaacttttataaataatcaacTTTCTACTATGATAACGAAAAATGAGGTTTACGACAAATTACATGAACTAGAACAAGGATTCCACAACAAAGTAAAAGAATTAGCGATGAACGTAACATTACTTTTGTTGCAACATGAAGGGAGCGGAGGAGTTAAAGGAAAAGGTACTGCTAACGCAGAACTTGAACAAGTAATTATAGAGAAACTCAAAGGCTTTAATTTAGATCAGCAGAAAGCGGCCATTGATTCGctcaaattaaaaatggaattaCTTTTTGATCAACAAAAATCTGAGACATATAATAATGCTACATTATTGGAagagaaaatttcaaaacaaatagaTGATCTAGCTGCTCAGAAACAACCTATTTTGGATAGACttgataaagttgaaaaaaacattgatgAACTAAATTCGCTGATAGATAATTTGAAGCTGGATCTAGATAAACGTGAAAAATCAcaagataatattttgaaagaatatgaaaataaaataataaaaatatgggaGAATTTTGATACCTACGATAAGATAATTTCAGATCTAAAAAAAGACTTGACAGATTTAAGAGAGAAAGAAGTAGATTTTCAACCAGTTTACAAGAAGATCGATGATTCAATAGAAGAAGCATTGAAACCACGTGACAGAAGATTGGATAATCTTGAAGATATTACTTCAAAATTGACAGACTCCATCCAAAGAGATACTTCAGAAGTAATAAGTCTTCAACAGCAAATCgacgaaataaataaaggaTTGAAGAAAGTTGATGATCTCAAACTTGATATAACCGACGAATTTGAAAAAGAAGTAAGACCCGTACATTCCCAGCTGTTCAATCTTACCGGGGCATTGGAAGAACATTCAAAAAAACAGACTGCCACTCACGAAGATTTACAAGATGCTAAGAACTCAATACATTCAGAGTTGGAATATTTAAAACGACAAATACAGGCAGCTGGAGATCAACTCAATGCCACTATTGAAGATAACAGTGATTCGATTTCGAAATTAATAGAGCAGGATAACATTTTAAAAGCATCGATTGAGAGTCTTGAAAAAGAAGTTGGTAATCAAGATAAATTTGTTAAGAATTTGGATACTTTTGTTAAAGACAAAACagtaaaatatgatttaatgAACGAAAATTTGGatcaattaataaacaaattgaatgaaaatgtaACAGAGCTGTACGGTGCTATAAAGAAACACGAAGAATCAATTTTAGAGCTTAGCAAACAATGCGAAAAAGCGGCACTACAAAGTAGTTCTAAAGTGAGTGGTACAAAAGGAGGTGTTAAATCCAGCAGCGTCAAAACTACTTATTATCAACAAAACAGCGGAAAAACCGGAAAAGTTGTAGAATATTCAGTGGATGAGGATAGCGACGGGTCTTATACACAAACTAAAACGACCCAATTTGTTAGAGACAATCACAATGAAGAGATTGCCACGTTACGCAGTCAACTTTCTGATGTCCTTGTGGAATTGACAACGCAGAATATGAGAATTTCGCACttggaaaaaacagtttatgAGTTGAGTCATAAATTAAAAGCGACAGATGACGCTTTGACATATTCAACTAAAGCACTcgatcaaaaaattgatattacaGAAGAATTAGTATCAAGTTGTTGTCACAAATCTAGTTATACGGGAGTAAAATCGAGTTACACAGGGGTCAAATCTGGTTATACAGGTGTTAAACACTAA
- the LOC130442734 gene encoding reticulocyte-binding protein homolog 2a-like translates to MNSSSSSSVLETMKTPLLIFIIFGCHAVFANKCARPNLSQEKLYVYSNIGQMSVQVSRCNFKNAKEVYSDISDNCIKAFESGIFIDKWSERNVLASENTPVVIEAYIAKADLTKNEIYLKSGQICRYDRGFCYDPLQGNTYAVVWKIVDRTKIECASQLFQLFEGDVDIWEFQPQGLTYLFYYDDYQDKAFYLNLKTKGSCQDNDVWYTEDGYIVSKKPLKSKDIEENAALRMKSGRKGVKGGVKGGRITYMPTNQNYFYLRPKSVVSENILKNCEILSLGMEAITNKIDSSYFENSQNLRLILKRYYDLIISTRENILTKIECGSTKNVTLNLEHQFTELSESFKNATDFIKEIENTLETAGNLEGIRKDVDTLADQISTYLKKNGEFDELLKELSSDVKNNSKNINNNDLEIKTLSEKSEVLERIVNNKLPDLITKSETYDKINQIEQEFHNKVKELIMNVTLLLLQNESSNGVKGKGTTTAEIESMILDKLSSFNLDQQQAAIDALKEKTELLINSLRSETNNNASISENKVMKKLDSVASQNQLITEKITNIEKNVDTLNKTINELKTDIENNDKHFNDIIKKFEVQINDIMANSSYIELVIADLREDLGNLSRKEVDFNPIYEKMDKSLEKELKQRDERLDSLDDITAKLTEYSQKSTSVIDSLQQQINDTNESLNNFNDMKENVTDNIEKAISPVNKKLVDMNEILEDHSKKYDTVQNNLDNIGKEIVIGLDNLKTNLSDVINQLNSTLEDNSVAVVKLSEQDNRINNVIDNLKNDLESQGQSINNLESVLQQEIDQYQVTSNNTLGMIDNLKDNVTELYEAIKLHEGSILELIKGFEKVSLQSASKSGVKTTKGGVGASGAQVANQERELYYLRTQLTGANIKIKTLENKIEQLETQIEHLFLKSVKLEDILALSMKSVNNDIKGTNERIGLVEFDIKSELALCCKNRRKV, encoded by the exons ATGAATTCGAGCTCCTCAAGTAGTGTATTGGAAAC AATGAAAACTCCCCTTCtgattttcatcatttttggtTGTCACGCAGTATTCGCTAACAAATGTGCAAGACCGAACCTGAGCCAGGAGAAGCTTTATGTCTACAGCAATATTGGGCAAATGTCTGTCCAAGTTAGTAGGTGTAATTTCAAAAATGCTAAAGAAGTTTATTCAGATATATCTGACAACTGCATTAAAGCATTTGAATCTGgtatatttatagataaatgGTCTGAAAGGAACGTTTTGGCCTCTGAGAATACGCCAGTTGTTATAGAGGCGTATATAGCAAAAGCCGATTTAACCAAAAACGAAATATACTTGAAATCAGGTCAAATTTGTAGGTACGATCGGGGTTTTTGCTATGATCCTCTTCAAGGTAACACGTATGCTGTTGTTTGGAAAATTGTTGATCGAACGAAAATAGAATGTGCCTCTCAACTCTTCCAACTCTTCGAAGGAGACGTGGACATTTGGGAATTCCAACCCCAGGGACTGacttatttgttttattacgaCGATTATCAAGACAAAGCTTTCTACTTGAATTTAAAAACCAAAGGAAGTTGTCAAGATAATGATGTCTGGTATACAGAAGATGGTtatattgtttccaaaaaacctttaaaatcgaaggatattgaagaaaatgcAGCTCTGAGGATGAAAAGTGGAAGAAAGGGAGTAAAAGGTGGAGTTAAAGGAGGAAGAATCACGTATATGccaacaaatcaaaattatttctacTTAAGACCAAAAAGTGTTGTAAGCGAGAATATCCTAAAAAACTGCGAGATTCTATCATTGGGAATGGAAGCTATTACTAACAAAATTGATTCAAGTTACTTTGAAAATTCACAGAATTTACGTTTAATATTGAAACGCTATTACGACCTCATTATAAGTACAAGAGAAAACATTCTTACGAAAATAGAATGTGGAAGTACAAAGAATGTGACATTGAATCTTGAACACCAGTTTACAGAATTATCAGAAAGCTTTAAAAATGCTAcagattttattaaagaaattgagAATACTTTGGAAACCGCTGGAAATTTGGAAGGTATTAGAAAAGATGTTGATACATTGGCTGATCAAATATCAacatatttgaagaaaaatggaGAATTTGATGAACTACTGAAAGAATTGTCATCAGATGTgaaaaataactcgaaaaatatcaacaataacgATTTGGAAATCAAGACACTATCAGAAAAAAGTGAAGTACTCGAAAGAATCGTCAATAATAAGCTTCCTGATTTGATAACCAAATCTGAAACATAcgacaaaataaatcaaatagaaCAAGAGtttcataataaagttaaaGAATTGATAATGAATGTAACTTTGCTTTTACTACAAAACGAATCATCTAACGGTGTTAAAGGAAAAGGTACAACCACTGCAGAAATTGAAAGTATGATTTTGGATAAACTCAGTAGCTTCAATTTGGATCAACAGCAAGCAGCTATCGACgcactaaaagaaaaaacagaacTACTTATAAATTCATTGAGATCTGAAACTAATAATAATGCTAGTATTTCAGAGAATAAAGTGATGAAAAAGCTAGACTCGGTTGCTTCCCAAAATCAACTTATTACtgagaaaataacaaatattgaaaaaaatgtcgatactttgaataaaactataaatgaattgaaaactgatatagaaaataatgataaacattttaatgatataataaaaaaatttgaagtacaaataaatgatattatgGCAAACTCTAGTTATATAGAACTAGTGATTGCGGATTTGAGAGAAGATTTGGGAAATTTGAGCAGAAAAGAAGTAGATTTCAATcccatttatgaaaaaatggaCAAGTCTTTGGAGAAAGAGCTGAAACAAAGAGATGAAAGATTAGACTCACTGGATGACATTACCGCAAAATTAACTGAGTATAGTCAAAAAAGTACTTCTGTTATTGATAGTTTACAACAACAAATTAATGATACTAACGAGTCTCTGAACAATTTTAATGATATGAAGGAAAATGTAActgataatatcgaaaaagcaaTTAGTCCAGTTAATAAGAAACTGGTTGATATGAATGAGATATTAGAGGATCATTCTAAAAAATACGATACCGTACAGAATAACTTGGACAATATTGGAAAAGAAATTGTTATTGGATTAGATAATTTGAAAACTAACCTTAGTGACGTGATCAATCAACTTAATTCTACATTAGAAGATAATAGTGTTGCAGTAGTTAAGCTCTCGGAACAAGATAATAGAATAAATAACGTTATAGATAACCTTAAAAATGATTTGGAAAGTCAAGGAcaatctataaataatttagaatctGTATTACAACAAGAAATTGACCAATATCAGGTAACAAGTAATAATACTTTGGGAATGATTGATAATCTTAAAGACAATGTCACAGAATTATACGAAGCTATCAAACTACACGAAGGATCGATTCTTGAGCTTATAAAGGGATTCGAAAAAGTTTCTCTACAAAGTGCGAGTAAAAGTGGTGTTAAAACTACGAAAGGAGGTGTAGGAGCAAGTGGCGCACAAGTCGCTAATCAAGAACGAGAGTTATATTATCTTCGAACTCAATTAACTGGGgccaatattaaaataaaaactctggaaaataaaattgaacaattgGAGACGCAAATTGAACACTTATTTTTGAAATCGGTTAAATTGGAAGATATTCTAGCACTTTCAATGAAATCTGTGAACAATGACATAAAAGGTACTAACGAAAGAATCGGACTAGttgaatttgatataaaaagtGAACTTGCTCTTTGTTGTAAAAATAGAAGGAAAGTATGA